A region of Ictidomys tridecemlineatus isolate mIctTri1 chromosome 4, mIctTri1.hap1, whole genome shotgun sequence DNA encodes the following proteins:
- the Qng1 gene encoding queuosine 5'-phosphate N-glycosylase/hydrolase isoform X2, protein MAEPHVRGWATPWQRAPYTSRRFPDLQNRKRGLGARPSERIPITSASYYATVTLDQVQHIFRSDTDVSMPLIEERHRILNETGKILLEKFGGSFINCVRKSEKSAQRLMHLVVENFPSYRDVTQFEGKRISFYKRAQILVADTWSVLEGKGDGCFKDISSITMFADYRLPQILVHLGALKYSNELLKKLLKGEMLSYGDKQEVEIRGCSLWCVELIRDCLLELIEKKGEKPNGEINSILLDFYLWDYARDHREDMKGIPFHRTRCIYY, encoded by the exons ATGGCGGAGCCTCACGTCCGAGGGTGGGCGACTCCCTGGCAGCGCGCGCCGTACACTTCCAGACGGTTTCCGGACCTTCAGAACCGGAAGCGAGGCCTAGGCGCGCGCCCGAGCGAAA GAATACCAATAACTAGTGCCTCCTACTATGCCACAGTGACCCTGGATCAGGTTCAGCATATATTTCGTTCTGACACAGATGTATCCATGCCTTTGATAGAAGAGAGGCATCGGATTCTCAATGAAACCGGGAAAATTCTACTGGAGAAGTTCGGAGGATCTTTTATTAATTGTgtcagaaaaagtgaaaaaagtgCACAGAGGTTAATGCACCTGGTTGTTGAAAATTTTCCTTCATATAGAGATGTGACTCAGTTTGag ggtaaaagaatttctttttataaacgaGCCCAAATCCTTGTGGCAGACACATGGAGTGTGTtagaaggaaaaggagatggcTGCTTTAAGGATATCTCCAGTATCACTATGTTTGCTGACTATAGATTACCTCAGATTCTTGTTCACCTTGGAGCCCTGAAATACTCTAATGAACTACTGAAGAAGCTTCTTAAAG GAGAAATGCTTTCATATGGGGATAAGCAGGAAGTAGAAATCAGAGGGTGCTCCCTGTGGTGTGTTGAATTGATCCGGGATTGTCTTCTGGAACTTATTGAAAAAAAGGGTGAAAAGCCTAATGGAGAGATCAATTCCATTCTTCTGGATTTTTACTTATGGGACTATGCCCGTGACCATAGGGAAGATATGAAAGGAATTCCATTTCATCGTACACGGTGCATATATTATTGA
- the Qng1 gene encoding queuosine 5'-phosphate N-glycosylase/hydrolase isoform X1, with translation MDGLPTPRESARFIAENSQDVFIDSEGVRRVAELLLAKASGPELRVEGWKTLHELNPRAADEAAVNWVFVVDTLNFSFWSEQDEHKCLVTYKGKTYSGYWSLCAAVNRALDEGIPITSASYYATVTLDQVQHIFRSDTDVSMPLIEERHRILNETGKILLEKFGGSFINCVRKSEKSAQRLMHLVVENFPSYRDVTQFEGKRISFYKRAQILVADTWSVLEGKGDGCFKDISSITMFADYRLPQILVHLGALKYSNELLKKLLKGEMLSYGDKQEVEIRGCSLWCVELIRDCLLELIEKKGEKPNGEINSILLDFYLWDYARDHREDMKGIPFHRTRCIYY, from the exons ATGGACGGCCTCCCAACTCCTAGGGAGTCCGCTAGATTTATTGCAGAAAATAGTCAGGATGTGTTCATTGATAGCGAAGGTGTGCGGAGGGTGGCTGAACTGCTGCTTGCCAAGGCCTCGGGGCCGGAGTTACGCGTGGAAGGGTGGAAAACTCTTCACGAGTTGAACCCCAGGGCTGCCGATGAGGCCGCGGTCAACTGGGTGTTTGTGGTAGACACGCTCAACTTCTCCTTTTGGTCGGAGCAGGATGAGCACAAGTGTCTGGTAACGTACAAGGGGAAGACCTACAGTGGGTACTGGTCCCTGTGCGCCGCAGTTAACAGAGCCCTGGACGAAG GAATACCAATAACTAGTGCCTCCTACTATGCCACAGTGACCCTGGATCAGGTTCAGCATATATTTCGTTCTGACACAGATGTATCCATGCCTTTGATAGAAGAGAGGCATCGGATTCTCAATGAAACCGGGAAAATTCTACTGGAGAAGTTCGGAGGATCTTTTATTAATTGTgtcagaaaaagtgaaaaaagtgCACAGAGGTTAATGCACCTGGTTGTTGAAAATTTTCCTTCATATAGAGATGTGACTCAGTTTGag ggtaaaagaatttctttttataaacgaGCCCAAATCCTTGTGGCAGACACATGGAGTGTGTtagaaggaaaaggagatggcTGCTTTAAGGATATCTCCAGTATCACTATGTTTGCTGACTATAGATTACCTCAGATTCTTGTTCACCTTGGAGCCCTGAAATACTCTAATGAACTACTGAAGAAGCTTCTTAAAG GAGAAATGCTTTCATATGGGGATAAGCAGGAAGTAGAAATCAGAGGGTGCTCCCTGTGGTGTGTTGAATTGATCCGGGATTGTCTTCTGGAACTTATTGAAAAAAAGGGTGAAAAGCCTAATGGAGAGATCAATTCCATTCTTCTGGATTTTTACTTATGGGACTATGCCCGTGACCATAGGGAAGATATGAAAGGAATTCCATTTCATCGTACACGGTGCATATATTATTGA